The nucleotide sequence CCGCGTACCCCTGGCCGACGGCGCGCACCTTCCACGCGCCCTGCCTGCGGTAGAGCTCCAGGGCGGCCACCGCGGACTCCGAGTCCAGATCGGTGATGGTGTAGCCGGCGATCTCGGTGCCGTCGAGGCCGGTGACGGCGACGAACGGCGCGGCCATGACCCCGAACCGGGCCGGGCCGCCGACGCCGGCCGGCAGCGCGAGCAGCACGGTGACCCGGTGGATATGGCCGGGCATCGCGTCGAGGTCGACGGCGAGCCGGTGGTCGGCCGCCGCCTGTTTGGGCACCTCTATCCCGGCGAGCTGGGGCGAGGCGGGATGCGCGACCCATTCCGCGCCGTGCACCGTGCCCCGCTCATCGCCGAGTGTCGCCCCGGCCACGATCGGATTGCCCGCAGAGATCCGGATCTCCAAACGGGTCTGGGGCAGGGGGTGGTTCTGCCCTCGGACCAGCTCGGCCGTCATGGCTGCGTCCCCTCGTTGTATTCCGCTGATGGCATAGGTGTGCGGTGAGCGCGTCGGCCCGGCGAGCTGTGCTCCACCGGGCCGACGCGCTCATCCGGGCGGTTCGCCTCCGGGGCGGATCCGCTGATCAACTTGTCCGCCGCTCGTCCGAGCGGCGGTGACGGGCCTTTTTACAGATGCGGCACGATGTGCGGCATCAGGTCCTGGAAGGTGCGCCCGTTGGCCGGCTCGCCGACCGCCTTCATCTGCCAGGCGCTGCCCGCGCGCTGGACCGTGGCCATGATCTGGGCGGTGTACTGCCCGCCACCGGTGAGGGTGTAGCGGGCGAGTTCCTGCCCGTTGGTCTCGTCCACCAGCCGGCAGAACGCGTTCTGCACCTCGGCGAAGGTCTGGCCGGTGAAGGAGTTCACCGTGAAGACGATCTGGTCGATGTGGACGGGCACCCGCTGCAGATCGACCAGGATCGCCTCGTCGTCGCCGCCCTGCCCGGCCCCGCCCACGAGATTGTCACCGGTGTGGCGGACCGAGCCGTCATCGCTGACCAGGTGGCGGAAGAAGACGACATCGGTCGGCTGCTTGTCGGCGAAGAGGACGGCCGACGCATCGAGGTCGATCTCCCTCGTACGGGAGCCGAACAGTCCGCGGCGGGGCGCCGCCTGCCAGCCCAGCCCCATCCGCACCGCGGTCAGGGCGCCCCCGTCGGCCTTCTGCAGGCTGATGGCCTGTCCCTTGGACATGTTGACCGTCACGCGCTGTCCCTACTCTCGTCTCTTGATTCCCCGTGGCCGCCGCGGGTGTGCGGCCGTGGCCGCGCCGTATGCACGGCCCTCCGAAAACCCTATGCACTGCCGCCAGGGCTCCGGCCGGACGAGCGGGCTTTTGTGTCGGTCTTGCAACACAGCGAAGCTGCGGGCGCCCCGATGAAGGCCCGGGGCGCCCGGCCGTCAGGAGACTCCCGCCTCCCTCATCTGCCGCAGCTCCTTCTTCAACTCCGACACCTCGTCGCGCAGTCGCGCCGCCACCTCGAACTGGAGCTCCGCCGCCGCGGCCCGCATGCGGTCGGTCATCTCCTCGATCTGCTCCGCGAGCTCGGCCGCGGGCCGGTCGGTCAGCACTTCTTCCTTGGCCTTGCCCTTGGCGGCCTTGCCGCCCTTGGCCGTCTTGCCGCCGGCCGCCGGCACGGGGGTCTTCGCGTCCTTGCCGTCCTTCACCTTGCGGTAGCCGGTGCCGAGCAGCTGCTCGGTGTCGACGTCCTCGCGGGCGATCTGGGCCACGATGTCGTTGATCTTCTTGCGCAGCGGCTGCGGATCGATCTTGTTCGCCTTGTTGTACGCGATCTGCTTGTCGCGGCGGCGGTTGGTCTCGTCGATGGCCTTCGCCATCGCCGGGGTGACCTTGTCGGCGTACATATGCACCTGGCCCGACACGTTACGAGCGGCACGGCCGATGGT is from Streptomyces hygroscopicus and encodes:
- a CDS encoding stress protein, with product MTVNMSKGQAISLQKADGGALTAVRMGLGWQAAPRRGLFGSRTREIDLDASAVLFADKQPTDVVFFRHLVSDDGSVRHTGDNLVGGAGQGGDDEAILVDLQRVPVHIDQIVFTVNSFTGQTFAEVQNAFCRLVDETNGQELARYTLTGGGQYTAQIMATVQRAGSAWQMKAVGEPANGRTFQDLMPHIVPHL